GGGACTTCGGGTGGTACTCCGCCCACCCGCCGGTGATCTCCACGCGGGACGGGCACTTTCCGTTGTGCCCGGCCTGATAGCAGTAGTCGAGCGGGAGACGGCGGCCGGTGGAAGTGGTCTGCCCCCATTCCATGAGCAGGGAGTCGGACGGCAGCCTGGGCGGCCCGAGGATGTCGCCGCCCGCCTCGCCGGAGGTCCGCCAGGTCGACGTGCTCACCGGCCACAGACGCCACCGCAGCTCGGAGGCCGCCTGGGTCAGCGCCACCACGAGCCCGCCCGCCACCACGAACGCGGCGAGCGCGTGCCGCAGCACCAGCCCGAGCAGGGCGCCGAGACCGATACCGAGCAGCGTGTATGCGACCAGCGGCGGCCCGTACGACTCGAAGACGCCGCGTTCCGACCAGTCCAGCCAGCCCCCGTCGGTGATCGCCGACCGGGACAGTTGGAACAGGGCGGCCAGGACCAGCCCGGCGGGGACCGCGACGGCGGCCGTCAGCGCGAGCTTGGCGCCGAGCCACCGCACCGGACTCACCGACTGGCTCCACGCCACCCGGTGCAGCCCCGCCTCCTGCTCCCGCCCGATCAACGGGCCCGCCACATAGGCGGCGACGATCGCGGGCCAGCAGAGCAGGAACGGACCGCCGTGCTCGATCGGGACCTCCATCCACTCGAAGGCGTTCCAGTACCCGAAGAGCCCTTCGCAGGCACCGAACCCCCTGTCGCAGGACTGATCCTCGGTGGCCGCCACCCACCACCGCACCCCGACCACGGCGACGACGGCGGCGCCGACCGCGGCGATCAGGGTCCACATCGCCGTACGGTGCAGTCGCGCGACCGCCCAGTACGGGCCACGCAGCCGCGAAGCGGACAGGGCACGGTCTCCCTTCCCGGACATGGGGCCGTCCTTCTTCGGCGGGGGCGGCGTGAGTACGGCGGTGCCGGTGTCCGTTGGGGTCATGACAGGGCCTCCCGTCCGGTTGAGGTCGAGTTCGTGGTCGAAGCCGTGGTGGACGTGGAGGTCGCTGTGGGCGTGGAGGCGGGAGGGGAGGCGGTCGTCGAGACCGCCGCCGCGGTGGACCGTGCCGCCTCGGCCCGCGAGGACCGCAGATGTCCGAGCAGTACCTCCTCCAGGGAGGGCTCGCTCACCTCCCAGTCACCCGTCACGGGCCGCTCGGTACGCAGCAGCGCGCTCACTCCGCGCCCGGTGACCTGCGACTCGATCACGGTGTGGGAGCCCAGCTCCGTCAGCGGACCCCGGCCGGTGACCAGGGCGTGCCCGGCCACGATCTCGTCGACCTCGCCCGCGAGGCGCACCCGCCCACGGTCGAGCAGCACCAAGTGGTCGCAGGCGGTGGCCAGTTCGCCGAGGATGTGCGAGCTCATGACCACGGTCGTGCCGGTGTCGGCCGCCTCTGCGAGCAGCAGGCCCATCAGTTCGTGCCGGGCCAGGGGATCGAGGTCGGCCATCGGCTCGTCCAGGAGCAGCAGCGAGGGGCGCTTGCCGAGGGCCAGCGCCAGGGCGATGCGGGTGCGCTGCCCTCCGGACAACTGTCGTACCACGGCGCCCGGTTGGAGCTCGCCCCCGTCGACCACACGCCACGCGGCCTCCGCGTCCCAGCGCTCCGGGTTGAGTTCGGCCCCGAGCCGGAGCGTCGCCTCCACGGTCAACTGCGGGTACAGCGGCTTGTCCTGCGCCACATAGGCGATCCGCTCCCGCGCCTCGCCGGGTGCCGTCCCGAGTACGCGGATGTCACCGGAGGTCGGCGGCAACAGGCCCGCGGCGTGCGCGAGAAGAGTCGACTTCCCGGCACCGTTGGGCCCGACGAGCGCACAGATCCGCCCCGCCGGAATCCGTACGTCGCAGTCGCGCAGGGCCCACGCCTCGCCGACCGGTCCTGCGGCGCCGGGCACGCCCGAGTGCCGCTCCTCGCCCTTCCCGCCCTTCCCGCCCTTCCGGAACCTCCTGCCCGGCGAACTCCCGCGCCGAAAGCCCATGGTGCGCAGCTTCCGGTCCGGGTACTTCTTGCCGAGCGCGGTCGCCTCGACGGCGACCTCCTCGGCCGCGGTCTCACTCATCAGCGGATTCCCCCTGGTCTGTCTTCCCGGCCTGCCGCGCCGCCGCGTCCGCGGACGAACTCGCCGCAACGGACGCGGTCTTGGCCTTGGTCTTGGTCTCGGCCTTGGACTTGGCACCGGCACCGGCACCGGTCGCGGCCGTCCCACCGTCGCCGAACCGCTCGTCGAGCACGGCGGACATCAGCGCGGCAACGTCCTCCCGATCGAGCCCGGCGGCCCGTGCCCGCCCCGCCCAGTCGGCGAGTTCGGCGCGCAGCGGGGCGTCGGTGGCGGCGGCGCCGAGCGTGCGTCGTACGAAGGTGCCGAGCCCGCGCCGGGCCTCGACGAGCCCCTCCCGTTCGAGCTCCCGGTATGCCTTGAGCACGGTGTTCGGATTGATCGCCGTCGCCTCGACCACCTCACGGGCCGTGGGCAGCTTGTCCCCGGGTTCGAGCAGACCGAGCCGCAGGGCCTGCCGGGTCTGCTGCACGATCTGCAGATAGGTGGCGACGCCGCTGCCCCGGTCGATGCGGTACTGGAGCACTCCCCTCCAACCCCCTTTCACTAATCAAGTAGTGAAAGGGTGGTGCAAGGGTGGGCCGACGTCAAGTGCCCAGATCGCGAGGGGAGTTGCGCGGAGTGCGCGCGAAGTACGCGCGTTGGAGAGTGGCGCCGTCATCCACGCGCCCGTCGCCCACCCGGGAGAGTGACTCCCTTTCCGGACCTGTGACCGGCGGGCTCCTCGGCGACGCGGCCGCCCGGTACGGGACCCACTCGACATAAACGCTGTCTTTACGGACAGTTGCTCTCCTCAACGCCCGGCCCTCGCCGTTTGCCGATTTCACCGCCTGCGCAACCTGCAATTGTTTGCATGGGCAAGCGGAAAGAGAGGTACCTTCATGGCTGATTGGGAACTGATCCCCGGTGGTCTGAAAGCGATCTCGGCCGGGTCCCGTACCTGCGTGTGGGGCGTCAACG
This is a stretch of genomic DNA from Streptomyces sp. NA04227. It encodes these proteins:
- a CDS encoding ABC transporter ATP-binding protein, producing MSETAAEEVAVEATALGKKYPDRKLRTMGFRRGSSPGRRFRKGGKGGKGEERHSGVPGAAGPVGEAWALRDCDVRIPAGRICALVGPNGAGKSTLLAHAAGLLPPTSGDIRVLGTAPGEARERIAYVAQDKPLYPQLTVEATLRLGAELNPERWDAEAAWRVVDGGELQPGAVVRQLSGGQRTRIALALALGKRPSLLLLDEPMADLDPLARHELMGLLLAEAADTGTTVVMSSHILGELATACDHLVLLDRGRVRLAGEVDEIVAGHALVTGRGPLTELGSHTVIESQVTGRGVSALLRTERPVTGDWEVSEPSLEEVLLGHLRSSRAEAARSTAAAVSTTASPPASTPTATSTSTTASTTNSTSTGREALS